TGGAAAAAACTTATGTAGTTTCTTCATGGGGAGGGAACTTACAAAATGCCGGAGCCAATTTACGTAAAGATAAGATCAGACCTGTATACGACGTTGTAAGAGATTATGTAAAACGTCAAAAAGTGGTTGATGTTAGTAATGAGGGGAATGTAACACTCGTAGATTATAACTGCGGATGTCCTACAAAAGGCTCTAGAGGCTAGGTGTGAAAGCGGCAGTTGCAGCTGCCACTTTCATTTGTGTTTAAAGAAAAACAACAAGGGGATTATAATATGAAATTTGTAAAGATGAGTTTAATTGCTGCATTAACTTGTGGTGCGTTTGTAACTGCTTCAGCGGATGATGCAAAACCAAAACGTCAGTTAAAAGGGAACATGATGGAGGTATACAATGTACTTCCAGGAAAAGCTGACAACATTGTTGATGCTTTAGCTGATGGTGTGTTCTACGGTCGTTTACGTTCAAACTCTTTTTATTGGGATTGGAAAAACGATGAGACTTCTAACAAGGATAATAAAGCTTCAGGTCTAGGTGGTAGTTTAATCTATAAAACTGCTTCTTATGAAGGTCTAAGTGCTACTGCCGGTATGTACTTTTCAACTAACCTTATCCACACAGCTCATGATGATCTAGGTACAATCAAAGCAGGTAAAGATACATTCAGCCGTCATAATGCATTTATTGGTGATGATTACTCAATGGCTGTATTAGGACAAGCGTATTTACAATATGATGTATCTAAAACTTCTGTTAAAGTTGGTCGTCAAATTTTTGAATCGTTTTTAACAAAATCAAATGATACAAAAATGGTTCCAAATACATTTGACGGTCTAGTAGTGACAAATAAAGATCTTCCACAAACAAGAGTTCGCGGTGCTTATTTCCTAACACAAAAACTTCGTGATCATACAACTGCACATGATGTAATTACATTCGATACGGGAAGTGCTACTGATGCAAAATCAAGCTGGAACGGAAATGATGACTCTGCTGTACATAAAGGTTTAAGCCATGCAAACTTTTTAGCTGCAGGTGAAGATACTAATCACGATCTTATCGTAGTAGACCTACAAAATAAATCTGTTGAAAACTTACAAGTTGATGTAACATACGGAAGTGTTCCGGGTGTTGTTTCTTCACTTACTGGTGAATTAAACTATAAAGTTGATCTAGGTAGCGGTTACTCTTTAACTCCGGGTGTACGTTACATGAAGCAGTTTGATAACGGCGGTGGAGAAGTTGGTGGTGCTACACTAAAAGGTACCCTTGCAATTGATAAAACACCTGCGGACAACTTAGGATATAAAGAGAGATATACACTTGACTCTTCACTTGCTATGGCTCGTTTAGTACTTAAAAAAGGTGCTTTAAAAGCGCAAATCGCTTACTCTGCTGTTGAAGATGCAGCGGATATCGTAGCTCCATGGCGTGGATTCCCGACTGGCGGATATACTCGTGCAATGGCACAATACAACTGGTATGCAAATACTAAAACAACTGCTGCAGAAGTAAAATATGACTTCGGTAAAGCGAAAATGGTTCCGGGCTTTAGTGCAATGGTTCGTTATGCAATGCAAAACTTTGATGAAGCAAAACAAGCTGCCGGTGTACAAGCTGATAGCAATATCATCCATATGGATTTTATTGAGCAGTTTACTCCTGAACTTCAAGCAAAAGTGCGTGTTGGTTTAGTAAGTGCAGATGCTCGTCAATCAGATGGTGTTGATAAAGACTCTTACAACGAATACCGTTTTGAGTTAAACTACCTGTTCTAAAAAGGATATATTATGAAATTATTGCTTGTGGTGCTAAATTTATTTTTCATCCCCCTACTCCTTGCTTTTGAATATAAAATTCAACCCCAAAAAGTCAGTAGTGATATCTACTGCTTTTTTGGTGCACCGCAGGCAATAAACAAAGATAACAACGGTAACATGGTAAACTCTTGTTTTGTTGACATGGGTGAGAGTTACCTTGTTATTGACAGCGGACCTACATATAACTATGCAAAAGAAGCATATAGTGTAATGAAAAAGATCAAGAATCAGCCTATTGCTTATGTGATCAATACACATGCACATGATGACCATTGGTTAGGAAACGGTTACTATAAAAAACTAGGAATTGATATTATCGGCTCAGCTCAGTTTAAAAACGAAGCAAAAGTTGAAGTAACAAGAATGCAAAGAAGTGTAACAAAAGAAGCATATGAAAACACTACGCAGGAGTTTCCAAATCTTTTTGTAGATGATAAACAAACACTTACTATTAACAAACAAAAAGTACTTTTTTCCCGTGTACACGACAAAGCTCACTCAAGTAGTGACCTTTTAGTTTACATCCCAAGCAAATCTGCTCTTTTTGCAGGTGACCTTGTATTTAACGACAGAGTGCCTTCACTTCGTGACGGTAACATCAATCGTTGGATCGAAGAGCTCTCAAAAATGAAAGAGGGAGATTACACTTATATTATAGGTGGGCACGGCTCACTTGTAAGTAAACACTCCATAGACATAACATATGAGTATCTCGTAACACTCAAAGAGGAGTTAGAAAATGCTCTTGATGAAGGTATGGAAATTGATGATGCGATCAATGCTATTGTGATGAAAAAATTCAAAGATATTGCAATGTATGACGTGCTCCATAGACAAAATGTTGAAACAGCATATAGGACTTTAGAATGGGAACAATAAACAAACTCTTTGTCTCTTTAGTACTTCTTAGTGCTTCATTAGAAGCTATGGAGTGGGTGAGCTACAACCAAGCACTAAAGATCCAAAAACAGACACATCAGCCTATTATGCTTGATGTAATGAGAACAGATTGTCACTACTGCATTGATATGGAAAAAAAAGTATTTCAAGACGATGCGATGGCAAAATGGCTTACACAAAGATTTATACCTGTAAAAATTAATCTCGATACAGATACCATGCCCATCGATCAAGAAGTAACTTTTACCCCTACATTCTTTTTTTTGGATGGGCAAGGTAAAATAATAAAAAAAATTCCAGGTTCTTGGAATATACAAGACTTTAAAGATTTAACAAAGGGGATCAAATGATACGAACTGTTTTTCTTCTTCTATTATTAAATGTGTTTAGTTATGCAGATACAATCTTTGCAGAGCCGGCACCTTCGATCATGGAACCTAGACAAATCATCTTTTCAATAAACAGAGGGGATGATGAAACCATTCATCATGTACTGAGTTCTGCCAACAATGTTTTGAAATATTATGGTCCGGAAAAAGTACATATGAGAATAGTTGCTTACTATCATGGACTCAGAGCTTTACTCAAAAAAGAGAAAGATATTGCTGTACGTATCGATGCACTACAACAATACGACGTTGAGTTTGTAGCGTGTGAAAACACAATGAAAACAAAACAGATAAAAAAAGAGGAGTTAATAGATGATGTTGAGATTGTAACAGCGGGCATTGTCGAAATAACAGAACGTGTAAAAGAGGGGTGGATATACATCGTCCCTTAATCTGCTTTAAATGATATCAAGATATCATTTAAACTCTTACTCTCTTTCCTCAAACTGGTAAACCCAGTGAAGATTTTCCATGATTTATAGTTTTGTTCCAAAACCTACTATTTTTGATACATTGATTATGTAGTATCAGGATATTGTCAACACAATCTTAACTGAAAAGGCTTCATGTCTAAAACTGTTCATTACTAATAATTCGAAGATCTAAAAAATCACTATTTTCATTTGAAGACTTCACAAGTTCCATAAGTTCTTTAGAAGATAGTATTGATACACTAGATTTTTCTAATTGTGTTATCTCTGGAAACATCTCTAACATTTCAAAGTAAATTTTTTCCATTTCATCTGTTCCTGAATAATTATAACTCCCTACCCATCGTCCATTTTGATTATCACTATAAGCATCTGTTACAAACTTACAGGTATTAATAATATCCTTTGCATTTACAATATAAGAAATAACTTTTGGTTGTATATTTGAGTCTAATGCAACATTATTGTATTCAACTAACTTTTTTAATTCTTCATAATCATTATCTAAAGGTTTAATAAACACTGATTTACCCCATGCATTTGCCTGACGTTGGGAAAAGTTTTTTGGAAAGCCATGTCCATTCAAATCAACATTATAATCGTGCTGAACTACATAACGTAATGCATTAAACAATGTTTGATGAAATCTACATAAATTTCTTGCAACGAGTAATCTAGCAGGTCTCCATTGCTCATTTTCCTGTTTTTTAAGTAACTCATTTTGCTTTTCTGCATAAACATGTGCAAGTGAATTCAGAAAAATACCAATAATAAAAATTCCTGCTAAAGATTCTAATGCAGTCAAAGCCCGAGCCATATCAGTTTTAGGGGTGATATCACCATAACCTAAAGTTGTAATAGTAACTATACTAAAATATAAACTTTCTATAAAGGATAAGGGTTCTATCCAAAACTTTGGAAAACACCAATAAATTACACTGAATAATACAATCAATACAAGATATAAAATACCTGTATTTCTTGGAGAAATATAAAAATTCATAAATAAAAACCTTCTGATTATTAACAAAATTATATAATAAAATCTAAGCAGAATGGAATGTCTTCAATATACTAGAAATTTATTAAATCAAAAATCTCTTACATTTGGAACACAGTTGGCAATTAAAAGCTTTCCGTGTTCCAAAAATGTTCAAAAAATCAAAAGTTTAAATTCTCTAAAACTTTCAAGAGTTTAGGAATAAAAACAAGAGTTTATAGTTTTACATTAATTTTACACTCAATCGTTACACTTTCCCTAACAATTAAAAGGATAAACAATGAAAAAGATAGTTGTCTTACTGCTAAGTGCGATCGCACTTATGGCACAAGGGGATCTACACCTTTTTAGTGTAGATAATAAGTCTGGAGCACTGACTCCTAAAGTAATTGAGAAGAGCTTTGTAAAGAACGGTTTTACGGTAACTCTTAACAACGATATGACGGGACCGTTTAAAAAACAGTTTCAAAAGAGTGACTTTAAGATTTTCAATCTTATGACGGTAGTTGAGCCTAAACTTGCAGATAAACTTTTACGTATAAATGCAAATGCCGGTGTGTTTATCCCAATGGGTGTTGGGATCTATCAGGCAAACGGTGAAGATACATTACATGTAAGTATCTTGACATCAGAGGCACAGGCAAAAATTATAGGTATTGAAAATAACGAGCTTTTAAAAACTCTTGAAGCAAAAACTATCAAAACAATTAAAGAAGCATTGCCGAATGCAAAACAAACTTTGAGCGAAGATTCTCTTAAAGAGAGCAGAAACCTTGTAAGTGCTTATGAGTATGAACTTGACGATGCTGATGACTTTGATGATGCAAAAGAGGAGATCAAGATGTCTTTAGAGAGCAATTTTGCTCCAAAAGGTTTTATCGTTCCGGCAACACTTGATTATGAACTTGGAGTCTTAGATGAAAATGCAGATTCTCCGTTTGATTTTTACGAATCATACTCTATTTGTAAACTTCCTGTAATCTATACAGTTGCAAAAACTCGTCCCGAAGCTGCTGCGTTTGCTCCTTGTACTACAATGTTGTACAAGAAAAAAGGTGATGATAAAATTGTTATGGGATTCCCTGCTGTTTACAACTGGTTAAGCAGTGCACACGTAACAGACGATGCTGCACATCAAGAGCTTATGAAAGCACAACAAGATTTTGAACAAATTTTGAAAGATATTACAGAATAGGTTGAAAAAATGAAAAAGATCATTGTTTTACTTTTTGCTTTCGTTTCGTTCTTATCTGCTGCTTCAGATACAAAAAAAGTTGTGATCGATTTTACAAGCGGGGACCTTCAAGTTTTTGAAAAGAAGATCCTCTCTGGAATCCCTCACCATAAACTCTATTTCGAAAATAGATTTGAAGAGCTTGAAGTTGCTATCGTAATCCACGGAGATGCTTACAAACTTTTTGTAAAAAATTTACAAAATACATCTTACAAAAAAGAAGAAGCTCTTGTAGCCAAACAACCAGAGTATGAAAAAAGACTTACTTCTCTCGTAGATACATATAATGTTGAGATCTATATGTGTGATGTTGGAAGAAAAAATAATAAAATTGCACAAGAAGATCTTTATAAATTTGTAAAGATTGTTCCAAACTCTACAATAGGTCTAATCGACAAACAAAATGAGGGATATGCATATATTCCTGTTGCAAAATAACTAACTCAG
Above is a window of Sulfurimonas marina DNA encoding:
- a CDS encoding OprD family outer membrane porin yields the protein MKFVKMSLIAALTCGAFVTASADDAKPKRQLKGNMMEVYNVLPGKADNIVDALADGVFYGRLRSNSFYWDWKNDETSNKDNKASGLGGSLIYKTASYEGLSATAGMYFSTNLIHTAHDDLGTIKAGKDTFSRHNAFIGDDYSMAVLGQAYLQYDVSKTSVKVGRQIFESFLTKSNDTKMVPNTFDGLVVTNKDLPQTRVRGAYFLTQKLRDHTTAHDVITFDTGSATDAKSSWNGNDDSAVHKGLSHANFLAAGEDTNHDLIVVDLQNKSVENLQVDVTYGSVPGVVSSLTGELNYKVDLGSGYSLTPGVRYMKQFDNGGGEVGGATLKGTLAIDKTPADNLGYKERYTLDSSLAMARLVLKKGALKAQIAYSAVEDAADIVAPWRGFPTGGYTRAMAQYNWYANTKTTAAEVKYDFGKAKMVPGFSAMVRYAMQNFDEAKQAAGVQADSNIIHMDFIEQFTPELQAKVRVGLVSADARQSDGVDKDSYNEYRFELNYLF
- a CDS encoding MBL fold metallo-hydrolase — protein: MKLLLVVLNLFFIPLLLAFEYKIQPQKVSSDIYCFFGAPQAINKDNNGNMVNSCFVDMGESYLVIDSGPTYNYAKEAYSVMKKIKNQPIAYVINTHAHDDHWLGNGYYKKLGIDIIGSAQFKNEAKVEVTRMQRSVTKEAYENTTQEFPNLFVDDKQTLTINKQKVLFSRVHDKAHSSSDLLVYIPSKSALFAGDLVFNDRVPSLRDGNINRWIEELSKMKEGDYTYIIGGHGSLVSKHSIDITYEYLVTLKEELENALDEGMEIDDAINAIVMKKFKDIAMYDVLHRQNVETAYRTLEWEQ
- a CDS encoding thioredoxin family protein, whose product is MGTINKLFVSLVLLSASLEAMEWVSYNQALKIQKQTHQPIMLDVMRTDCHYCIDMEKKVFQDDAMAKWLTQRFIPVKINLDTDTMPIDQEVTFTPTFFFLDGQGKIIKKIPGSWNIQDFKDLTKGIK
- a CDS encoding DsrE family protein, which encodes MIRTVFLLLLLNVFSYADTIFAEPAPSIMEPRQIIFSINRGDDETIHHVLSSANNVLKYYGPEKVHMRIVAYYHGLRALLKKEKDIAVRIDALQQYDVEFVACENTMKTKQIKKEELIDDVEIVTAGIVEITERVKEGWIYIVP
- a CDS encoding potassium channel family protein, encoding MNFYISPRNTGILYLVLIVLFSVIYWCFPKFWIEPLSFIESLYFSIVTITTLGYGDITPKTDMARALTALESLAGIFIIGIFLNSLAHVYAEKQNELLKKQENEQWRPARLLVARNLCRFHQTLFNALRYVVQHDYNVDLNGHGFPKNFSQRQANAWGKSVFIKPLDNDYEELKKLVEYNNVALDSNIQPKVISYIVNAKDIINTCKFVTDAYSDNQNGRWVGSYNYSGTDEMEKIYFEMLEMFPEITQLEKSSVSILSSKELMELVKSSNENSDFLDLRIISNEQF
- a CDS encoding DUF302 domain-containing protein encodes the protein MKKIVVLLLSAIALMAQGDLHLFSVDNKSGALTPKVIEKSFVKNGFTVTLNNDMTGPFKKQFQKSDFKIFNLMTVVEPKLADKLLRINANAGVFIPMGVGIYQANGEDTLHVSILTSEAQAKIIGIENNELLKTLEAKTIKTIKEALPNAKQTLSEDSLKESRNLVSAYEYELDDADDFDDAKEEIKMSLESNFAPKGFIVPATLDYELGVLDENADSPFDFYESYSICKLPVIYTVAKTRPEAAAFAPCTTMLYKKKGDDKIVMGFPAVYNWLSSAHVTDDAAHQELMKAQQDFEQILKDITE
- a CDS encoding DsrE family protein translates to MKKIIVLLFAFVSFLSAASDTKKVVIDFTSGDLQVFEKKILSGIPHHKLYFENRFEELEVAIVIHGDAYKLFVKNLQNTSYKKEEALVAKQPEYEKRLTSLVDTYNVEIYMCDVGRKNNKIAQEDLYKFVKIVPNSTIGLIDKQNEGYAYIPVAK